A window of Oncorhynchus kisutch isolate 150728-3 linkage group LG10, Okis_V2, whole genome shotgun sequence contains these coding sequences:
- the LOC116352865 gene encoding voltage-dependent calcium channel subunit alpha-2/delta-4-like, whose protein sequence is MNHPAVFIPYLVVHNSFSLHPIAFSQPFLSSNCFLPTILSPMAIICLYANPIDMFISMVNGAPPSPILSTGIPNTAKAGYHTSHKAKRTDALQPCDTEYPGFMLDNSIKETNSLLKCGRCQKMFVVQAVPDSNLVLMVVQADCDCSRQYSSITLEPKEVKYNASVKCNRMKSQKVRRRPKSCHAYHPKENAKDCGGASEISLSVMLFLASLATSLALRRWT, encoded by the exons ATGAATCATCCTGCCGTTTTCATACCATATCTCGTGGTTCACAATTCATTTTCTCTTCATCCAATTGCTTTCTCCCAACCATTTCTCTCATCCAACTGCTTTCTCCCAACCATTTTGTCCCCCATGGCTATCATTTGTCTGTATGCCAATCCCATTGACATGTTCATCTCCATGGTGAATGGTGCCCCTCCATCTCCTATCCTCTCCACCGGGATTCCTAACACAGCCAAGGCTGGCTACCATACAT CCCATAAAGCAAAGAGGACAGACGCGTTGCAGCCCTGTGACACAGAGTACCCTGGCTTCATGTTAGACAACTCCATCAAAGAGACCAACAGCCTCCTCAAATGTGGACGCTGTCAGAA GATGTTTGTGGTGCAGGCAGTCCCTGACAGTAACCTGGTGTTGATGGTGGTTCAGGCGGACTGTGACTGCTCCCGGCAGTACTCCTCCATCACCCTGGAGCCCAAAGAGGTCAAATACAACGCATCAGTCAAGTGTAACAGGATGAAATCTCAGAAAGTCCGGCGGCGCCCAAAGTCCTGCCATGCCTACCATCCTAAG GAAAATGCCAAGGACTGTGGAGGAGCGTCAGAGATCAGCCTATCGGTGATGCTCTTCTTGGCTTCCCTGGCTACCTCATTGGCCCTGCGCAGATGGACTTAA